The following are from one region of the Salvia splendens isolate huo1 chromosome 2, SspV2, whole genome shotgun sequence genome:
- the LOC121792620 gene encoding uncharacterized protein LOC121792620, which produces MQAIKDKITDMKELHKAKAEAREVEKAERQDAKARLAVVHHVTKARKAEAAMDYHVQKAAEKAEEVREDSPSGGAELPSAEDLEDSLSYSQNSSSAPPSHELYSGGAPPDSGHDKAAFVDVPFSPHTTAPPSQNNRL; this is translated from the exons ATGCAGGCAATCAAGGATAAGATTACTGACATGAAGGAACTCCACAAAGCAAAGGCTGAAGCAAGAGAGGTTGAAAAG GCAGAGAGACAAGATGCAAAAGCTCGACTTGCGGTGGTTCATCATGTGACGAAGGCGAGAAAAGCTGAGGCGGCGATGGATTATCACGTCCAGAAAGCCGCGGAAAAGGCAGAGGAAGTACGGGAAGATTCTCCCTCCGGCGGTGCAGAGCTACCCTCTGCGGAGGACCTTGAAGATAGCCTCTCTTACAGCCAGAACTCTTCATCAGCACCGCCGTCTCATGAGCTTTACAGCGGTGGCGCCCCCCCTGATTCTGGCCACGACAAAGCCGCTTTCGTCGACGTCCCCTTCTCCCCTCACACCACCGCCCCACCATCCCAGAATAATAGGCTGTAG
- the LOC121792623 gene encoding AT-hook motif nuclear-localized protein 23-like, translating to MAGLDLSSPSHFASPLLRPNLHLHRPLDSDDDSTPNNHFSPNNNNNNNNSSGETVARRQRGRPAGSKNKPKPPVIITRESANTLRAHILEVASGCDVFEAVAAYASRRQRGICILSGTGTVTNVTLRQPAGTTVASLHGCFEILSLSGSFLPPPAPPGATSLTIYLAGGQGQVVGGNVVGALIASGPVIIIAASFTNVAYERLPLVDEEEGIQQPPASAQFPDPSLGLPFFNGQQLPIDGAWAGNSAGRPQPY from the coding sequence ATGGCTGGTTTGGACTTAAGCTCACCTTCCCACTTCGCCTCCCCTCTCCTCCGCCCCaacctccacctccaccgccccctcgattccgacgatgattCCACCCCCAACAACCACTTCTCccccaacaacaacaacaacaacaacaattcaTCCGGGGAGACGGTCGCGCGTCGCCAGCGCGGCCGCCCAGCCGGGTCGAAAAACAAGCCGAAGCCGCCCGTGATAATCACGCGCGAGAGCGCCAACACGCTCCGGGCCCACATCCTGGAGGTGGCCTCCGGCTGCGACGTCTTCGAGGCCGTGGCCGCCTACGCCTCCCGCCGCCAGCGAGGGATCTGCATCCTCAGCGGCACCGGCACCGTCACCAACGTCACCCTCCGCCAGCCCGCCGGGACCACCGTCGCCTCCCTCCACGGCTGCTTCGAGATCCTATCCCTCTCAGGCTCTTTCCtgccgccgcccgccccgccGGGAGCCACCAGCCTCACGATATACCTCGCCGGCGGGCAGGGCCAGGTGGTCGGCGGGAATGTCGTCGGCGCGCTCATCGCCTCCGGCCCGGTCATCATCATCGCGGCGTCGTTCACCAACGTGGCGTACGAGCGCCTGCCGCTGgtggacgaggaggaggggatTCAGCAGCCGCCGGCGTCCGCCCAGTTCCCTGATCCGTCACTAGGCCTGCCTTTCTTTAATGGGCAGCAGCTACCTATTGACGGTGCATGGGCCGGGAACTCTGCCGGCCGGCCGCAGCCGTATTAG